The following coding sequences lie in one Eremothecium sinecaudum strain ATCC 58844 chromosome IV, complete sequence genomic window:
- the ATG45 gene encoding Atg45p (Syntenic homolog of Ashbya gossypii ADL094W; Syntenic homolog of Saccharomyces cerevisiae YIL024C), whose product MSELELLIEDTEVNFNHNDHIVITGDFDDWQHEKYTLKYDDFTRAYRVQLPYNGEEDLVFKFVVNGTQWLTVDCFDSITDAGGFVNNRIFCKDWLKQVKEGPKDVDNNKGMDVISAAETIESFGRSEKSGVSSRLVPEPLYSHEEAYDSSASVDEGFKGSPLEIEGAKYLVDEQKDERSEIHEDAVEDNHRERPEAITDREIQTVLKVVEEAEVSEKVKVTEIAEQDREDEEHKEREEQEDPEEPGEVEEWEESDKQEEQEEQEDPEVSVEVRELEEAEETEEAEDFEDANEAAYANKKEYVDELEEANEEEYADELEYANEVEDANEEEYADDLGYAHELEDANEEEYADYLEYAHELEDEDELEDSDELEEVENPKKLEEFEDTNETEKVNVADVESVETEDIEGVESVEAQNIEDIEDAEAVVDAESSEGSVDIEESEDAEDAEDAQGVKVEEVQYAEEVEEVEIEDVEDIEEAKKIEKIKQINEACASAVIPEVISSKLTEENLKGAETEEETEEETGEELVDCEDSYQYGYSYTYCFSEADCDASRISSESRISGDSAADNVSNDSSHSKICDLSREVLPVQQKQACVQVESIPAKPSLSLPGDYIHVDEASELSSTEGVELAQSVGSEVSDQELFHRDREEQKPKSQGIFSVIKLFKTYWKG is encoded by the coding sequence ATGTCAGAATTAGAACTATTAATTGAAGATACTGAAGTAAATTTTAACCATAATGATCATATTGTGATTACTGGTGACTTTGATGACTGGCAACATGAGAAGTACACTTTAAAATATGATGATTTCACGCGTGCTTACCGTGTTCAATTGCCTTACAATGGTGAAGAGGATCTAGTGTTTAAATTCGTTGTGAATGGTACTCAGTGGCTGACGGTTGACTGTTTTGACTCAATAACAGATGCTGGTGGCTTCGTGAATAATCGTATATTTTGTAAGGACTGGTTAAAGCAGGTTAAAGAGGGCCCGAAGGATGTTGATAATAATAAGGGGATGGATGTTATTTCAGCCGCGGAGACAATTGAGTCTTTTGGAAGGTCCGAAAAGTCTGGAGTGTCATCAAGGTTAGTACCTGAGCCGTTATATTCTCATGAGGAAGCGTATGATTCTTCTGCCTCTGTTGATGAGGGATTTAAGGGGAGTCCGCTTGAGATCGAAGGGGCGAAGTATCTCGTGGACGAGCAGAAAGACGAGAGAAGTGAGATACACGAGGATGCAGTGGAGGACAATCACAGGGAAAGACCCGAAGCAATCACGGATAGGGAGATACAGACAGTGCTCAAAGTGGTTGAAGAGGCTGAAGTGTCCGAAAAGGTCAAAGTGACTGAGATAGCCGAACAGGACAGAGAGGACGAAGAACACAAAGAGCGGGAAGAACAAGAAGATCCTGAAGAGCCTGGAGAAGTTGAAGAGTGGGAAGAGTCCGATAAACAAGAAGAGCAGGAAGAGCAGGAAGATCCCGAAGTATCTGTAGAGGTCAGAGAGCTGGAGGAAGCCGAAGAGACAGAGGAGGCAGaagattttgaagatgCCAATGAGGCGGCATATGCCAATAAGAAGGAATATGTGGATGAATTGGAAGAAGCCAATGAAGAGGAATATGCGGATGAGTTGGAATACGCTAATGAGGTGGAAGATGCCAATGAAGAGGAATATGCGGATGATTTGGGATACGCCCATGAGTTGGAAGATGCCAATGAAGAGGAATATGCAGATTATTTGGAATACGCTCATGAGttggaagatgaagatgagctGGAAGATTCAGATGAGCTGGAAGAGGTTGAAAATCCCAAAAAACTTGAAGAGTTCGAAGACACCAATGAGACTGAGAAGGTCAATGTTGCAGATGTTGAAAGTGTTGAAACTGAAGACATTGAAGGTGTTGAAAGTGTTGAAGCTCaaaatattgaagatattgaagatgCCGAAGCTGTTGTAGATGCTGAAAGTTCTGAAGGTTCTGTAGATATCGAAGAATCTGAAGATGCTGAAGATGCTGAAGATGCCCAAGGTGttaaagttgaagaagttcaatatgctgaagaagttgaagaagttgaaattgaggatgttgaagatattgaagagGCCAAAAAGATTGAAAAGATCAAACAAATCAATGAGGCCTGTGCGAGTGCAGTGATTCCAGAGGTTATAAGTTCCAAGCTCACCGAGGAGAATCTCAAGGGCGCCGAGACAGAAGAAGAGACAGAAGAAGAGACCGGCGAGGAGCTGGTCGATTGCGAGGACAGCTACCAATACGGCTACAGCTACACTTACTGTTTCAGCGAAGCTGACTGTGATGCTAGCAGGATCAGTAGTGAAAGTAGGATAAGCGGCGATAGTGCAGCCGATAACGTCAGCAATGACAGTAGCCATAGCAAGATTTGCGATCTCAGTCGCGAGGTCTTACCCGTTCAACAAAAACAGGCTTGTGTGCAAGTTGAGAGCATCCCCGCAAAGCCGTCTCTGTCCCTTCCAGGTGATTATATCCATGTTGATGAAGCAAGTGAGTTGAGTAGCACCGAAGGTGTGGAGCTAGCTCAATCTGTTGGCAGCGAGGTCAGTGATCAGGAACTCTTTCACCGTGATCGCGAAGAACAAAAACCTAAGAGCCAGGGAATCTTTTCAGTCATCAAACTGTTCAAAACTTATTGGAAGGGATGA
- a CDS encoding HDL110Cp (Syntenic homolog of Ashbya gossypii ADL095W; Non-syntenic homolog of Saccharomyces cerevisiae YOL119C (MCH4)), translated as MITVERNSETSVDKSEDCVDENGFSYPDGGLKAWIVTIGAILGIFSIWGMFLIIGMIELHLSENQLQHESTSTIAWIFSVYTFFYFSSGIFSGLYFDRYGLRAPVLIGSALYLTGVLLTANATKVWHFIISFGCLVGISSGVAMNPLVAVISHYFYKKRGLAISLAISGGTLGGVAYSGIMGHLFRQVGFAWAMRLIALISLCALSIMIMLVREDPAKLKVLTEQERNLNVFRKTTQYIRECMDCKAIIHSSDYRWFAIATCAAEAACGCCITYLPRYMSTVGYDEEDYFLVITALNLASVVGGISVCIVADRWLGHFNAIIIVNLIIALAGFSIWLPAGSKSKIYMYVFSAIYGACYGPILMLVPVCCGKISRTDEFCTRYSTVYVLVSFTFLVTIPISAGIIGKGSLPSYKVFVVFISTISALSSVLFFLSKLYAVKTTTHTTKVNMKQTLLKAFSAIY; from the coding sequence ATGATAACCGTTGAGAGAAATTCTGAAACGTCAGTGGACAAAAGTGAAGACTGCGTAGACGAGAATGGGTTTTCCTATCCAGATGGAGGCTTGAAGGCTTGGATTGTGACGATAGGAGCGATCTTAGGTATTTTCTCAATTTGGGGCATGTTCCTTATTATAGGGATGATAGAGCTCCATCTTTCTGAAAATCAGTTGCAGCATGAATCAACTTCTACAATAGCATGGATATTCTCTGTGTACACTTTTTTTTACTTCAGCTCGGGGATTTTTAGTGGACTATATTTTGATAGATATGGTCTCAGGGCTCCAGTTCTAATTGGATCGGCGCTATATCTTACTGGCGTACTTTTAACCGCCAATGCTACTAAAGTATGGCATTTTATAATCTCTTTTGGCTGCCTTGTAGGGATATCGTCAGGAGTTGCGATGAACCCTTTGGTTGCGGTGATTTCACACTATTTCTACAAGAAAAGAGGCCTAGCCATCTCATTAGCAATTAGCGGCGGGACCTTGGGAGGAGTCGCCTATTCTGGTATTATGGGACATCTCTTTCGTCAAGTGGGCTTCGCATGGGCCATGAGACTCATAGCGCTGATTTCATTATGCGCGCTTAGTATAATGATCATGCTAGTTAGGGAAGATCCTGCCAAGCTAAAGGTTCTCACTGAACAGGAGAGGAATCTAAATGTCTTTCGCAAGACTACCCAGTATATCCGTGAATGTATGGATTGTAAGGCTATTATACATTCTTCCGACTATCGCTGGTTTGCAATAGCCACGTGCGCAGCGGAAGCGGCTTGTGGCTGCTGCATCACGTACTTGCCCAGATACATGAGCACTGTTGGTTATGACGAGGAAGACTACTTCCTGGTTATTACTGCGCTAAATTTAGCGTCTGTCGTTGGCGGTATTTCCGTTTGCATCGTTGCTGATCGGTGGTTAGGTCATTTTAACGCTATAATAATCGTCAATTTGATTATAGCGCTGGCAGGCTTCAGCATTTGGCTCCCAGCGGgttcaaaatcaaaaatcTACATGTATGTTTTTAGTGCAATCTACGGAGCCTGCTACGGTCCGATTCTGATGCTAGTTCCAGTTTGCTGTGGTAAGATTTCAAGAACTGACGAATTCTGTACCCGTTATTCTACGGTGTACGTCCTAGTCAGTTTCACATTCCTAGTTACCATCCCAATTTCGGCAGGCATTATAGGGAAAGGATCACTACCCAGCTACAAGGTTTTCGTTGTATTTATTTCGACTATAAGTGCTCTATCGTCTGTCTTATTTTTTTTAAGCAAGCTATACGCTGTTAAGACTACAACGCATACAACAAAGGTTAACATGAAGCAAACACTACTCAAAGCATTTAGCGCGATATACTAA
- the EMC5 gene encoding Emc5p (Syntenic homolog of Ashbya gossypii ADL092W; Syntenic homolog of Saccharomyces cerevisiae YIL027C (KRE27)) has protein sequence MSLISSLLFIISSFQLFHSGFSSFEFHQLKKQPHMYNGLQKEIRLPIDIQLEVITGLILFTLAVFLSFDKLEYLTLRGPRKLLSQNQYLSEIQMTAATKKDNLIGSDAYGEFTFMPSFVDIHAKRKEIREYISRKNQ, from the coding sequence ATGTCGTTAATATCAAGCTTATTATTTATAATATCTTCGTTTCAATTGTTTCATTCAGGGTTCTCAAGCTTTGAATTCCACCAGCTTAAGAAACAACCGCACATGTATAATGGACTACAGAAAGAAATCCGGTTACCTATTGATATACAGCTTGAAGTAATCACTGGGCTGATACTATTCACCTTGGCTGTTTTTCTTTCCTTTGATAAACTTGAGTATTTGACTCTAAGGGGACCTAGAAAGCTGCTATCTCAGAACCAATACCTATCAGAAATTCAGATGACCGCAGCTACCAAAAAGGATAATTTGATAGGCAGCGATGCATATGGGGAGTTTACATTCATGCCATCATTCGTCGATATCCATGCCAAGCGTAAGGAGATCAGGGAATATATATCCCGCAAAAACCAGTAA
- a CDS encoding CDC26 family anaphase-promoting complex subunit (Syntenic homolog of Ashbya gossypii ADL091C; Syntenic homolog of Saccharomyces cerevisiae YFR036W (CDC26)): MLRREPTTIQLTSDDLAELQYSLEEFKLLLQIKSQHMDLVLSSNRVGQTIPPVTQVDEPRRLSCSFQISPLNKQMQQQQQMSQHRRTVAASGSINEHLTPSQGIITNTPILDEQDTSNPFIHRG; the protein is encoded by the coding sequence ATGTTAAGAAGGGAGCCAACAACCATCCAACTTACCTCTGACGACTTAGCAGAGCTTCAGTACAGTTTGGAGGAGTTTaagctgctgctgcagATAAAATCTCAGCATATGGACCTTGTTCTATCTTCAAATAGAGTTGGACAAACGATTCCGCCCGTGACACAAGTTGACGAACCCAGGAGGCTGTCATGCTCCTTCCAGATATCTCCGCTAAATAAACAGAtgcaacagcaacagcagaTGTCCCAACACCGTCGGACTGTAGCCGCCTCGGGTAGTATTAATGAACATCTCACTCCTAGTCAAGGTATCATCACAAACACTCCAATTTTAGACGAACAGGATACATCAAATCCCTTTATCCATCGCGGTTAA
- the GLC3 gene encoding 1,4-alpha-glucan branching enzyme (Syntenic homolog of Ashbya gossypii AEL044W; Syntenic homolog of Saccharomyces cerevisiae YEL011W (GLC3)), with protein MTGQTDIPANVKGALDLDPWLTPYARTLSSRRNLADKWLQEIKESTKDKNLTLAEFAREAYASYGLHANKVTREITYREWAPNAKRAFLVGDFNSWDETKNELIERDAYGVFSGVIPPTATNDYAIPHDSRVKVVFELEDGSRIYRLPAWITRATQPDKETAAQWGPSYEARFWNPENVYKFKHKRPSFNPDQESLKIYEAHVGISTPEEKVGSYKEFTANILPRIKELGYNAVQLMAIMEHAYYASFGYQVTNFFAASSRFGNPEELKELIDTAHGMGIMVFLDVVHSHASKNVTDGINMFDGSDHQYFHSLTSGRGEHPLWDSRLFNYGSFEVKRFLLANLAFYIDFYGFDGFRFDGVTSMLYLHHGVGEGGAFSGNYDEYLSEFSAVDEEAVAYLMLANDLLHELLPKGGTAIAEDVSGYPTLCLPRSIGGVGFDYRLGMALPDMWIKLLKEKKDEDWDMGQITHTLSNRRYREKVVAYAESHDQALVGDKTLAFWLMDAAMYTDMTTLKPATLVVDRGIALHKLIRLITHSLGGESYLNFEGNEFGHPEWLDFPNANNGDSYRYARRQFNLVDDKLLRYKHLNDFDKAIQHTEGKYKWLNTPPAYVSLKHETDKMIVFERNGLLFIFNFHPTESYSEYRVGVEEPGCYRIVLNSDKKDFGGYDRIDDKNSEFFTTPLEWNNRKNYIQVYIPSRVALVLTKQE; from the coding sequence ATGACTGGACAAACTGATATTCCTGCAAACGTTAAGGGTGCCCTAGATTTGGATCCATGGTTAACACCGTATGCAAGAACGTTATCGTCGAGACGCAATCTCGCTGACAAGTGGTTGCAAGAGATCAAGGAATCAACTAAGGACAAGAATCTTACGTTGGCTGAGTTTGCAAGAGAAGCATATGCTAGCTATGGTTTACATGCAAACAAGGTTACTCGGGAAATTACATACCGAGAATGGGCGCCTAACGCTAAGAGAGCATTTTTGGTTGGGGATTTTAATTCGTGGGATGAAACAAAGAATGAGCTTATAGAGCGCGATGCATACGGAGTTTTTTCAGGCGTTATCCCCCCTACGGCTACCAATGACTATGCGATACCTCATGATTCTCGTGTGAAGGTTGTTTTTGAGTTGGAGGACGGAAGTCGTATTTACAGGCTACCGGCGTGGATCACTAGAGCGACACAGCCTGACAAAGAAACTGCTGCCCAGTGGGGTCCATCGTACGAAGCTCGCTTCTGGAATCCAGAAAACGTTTACAAGTTTAAGCACAAAAGACCGTCTTTTAATCCTGACCAGGAATCATTGAAGATTTACGAAGCCCATGTCGGTATTTCTACTCCGGAGGAAAAGGTTGGAAGCTACAAAGAGTTTACTGCGAATATCTTGCCGCGGATAAAAGAACTCGGATATAATGCTGTGCAGTTGATGGCAATTATGGAACATGCATACTATGCTTCATTTGGCTACCAAGTCACCAACTTTTTTGCAGCTTCCTCGCGATTCGGTAACCCAGAGGAGCTGAAAGAGTTAATTGACACTGCTCATGGAATGGGAATCATGGTTTTCTTAGATGTTGTGCACTCTCACGCATCCAAGAACGTGACTGATGGTATAAACATGTTTGATGGAAGTGACCATCAATACTTCCACTCTTTAACTTCCGGCCGCGGGGAGCATCCTCTGTGGGACTCGAGACTTTTCAATTATGGCAGTTTTGAGGTGAAACGGTTCTTGTTAGCTAACTTGGCCTTCTATATTGACTTTTATGGCTTTGATGGTTTCAGATTTGACGGTGTGACCTCGATGTTGTATCTGCACCACGGTGTAGGAGAGGGAGGTGCTTTCAGCGGTAACTATGATGAGTACCTTTCCGAGTTTTCGGCTGTGGACGAAGAAGCAGTAGCGTATTTGATGCTTGCCAATGACCTGCTACACGAGTTGTTGCCTAAGGGTGGCACCGCTATTGCTGAAGATGTATCAGGCTACCCAACTCTCTGTTTGCCGAGGTCAATTGGAGGTGTCGGCTTCGATTACAGGTTGGGAATGGCATTACCTGATATGTGGATTAAACTCTTgaaggaaaagaaggaTGAGGACTGGGATATGGGTCAAATAACCCACACACTAAGTAACAGACGTTACCGCGAAAAGGTAGTTGCATATGCTGAATCTCACGATCAGGCACTCGTTGGTGATAAAACATTGGCATTTTGGTTAATGGATGCAGCTATGTATACCGATATGACCACTCTAAAACCAGCCACGCTTGTGGTTGATCGTGGGATCGCATTGCACAAGTTAATCCGCTTAATTACGCACTCGCTTGGTGGTGAGTCCTATTTGAACTTCGAAGGAAATGAATTTGGACATCCAGAGTGGTTAGACTTTCCTAATGCAAATAATGGCGATAGTTACCGTTATGCTCGCAGACAGTTCAATTTAGTTGATGACAAACTGTTACGTTATAAGCACTTGAATGATTTTGACAAGGCTATCCAACATACAGAAGGAAAATACAAGTGGTTAAATACGCCTCCGGCTTACGTTTCATTGAAACATGAAACTGACAAGATGATTGTGTTTGAGCGTAATGGCTTACTGTTTATCTTTAACTTCCATCCTACTGAGTCCTACTCCGAGTATCGTGTGGGCGTTGAGGAACCTGGTTGTTATCGTATTGTATTGAATTCTGACAAAAAGGACTTTGGCGGCTACGACCGCATTGACGATAAAAACTCTGAGTTTTTTACTACACCGTTAGAATGGAATAACAGAAAGAACTATATTCAGGTTTACATCCCATCCAGAGTTGCCCTAGTGCTTACCAAGCAGGAATGA
- the IRR1 gene encoding cohesin subunit IRR1 (Syntenic homolog of Ashbya gossypii ADL093W; Syntenic homolog of Saccharomyces cerevisiae YIL026C (IRR1)), with translation MAIVRRSQRLKQKKNYDEDEDGEAGSGTEPSSLQTEDQTSIVDDVGAASSSSSESDDNASDEDYEVAAKAVKAKKRSSSGRTSDIGRVKKKARVSKGSSTGNILGAGAGTKKEHDRYLTSLQDFKPTRLFEILSVSEDASIEEIASEWLDQYKDDRTVALKEFVNFLLNCCGSLVQVGEHDVVNNDSSNETVGEVQVMFQEQTVHEFYLYLSKTQKKRGKNKPLYDNFVEFMSKLIELANDKDMIYIEKDSEEDGEEANTVIETSPLMLDLLTWLSSFSVCKIRSLRYVATLAMYVFQDQLTELVVDLDTQVLLKLRKQLKMEQKKKRPNKKTVDKLEATIADVQSTKTVIESNIDNIVNLCFVHRFKDVDESLRSESMLHLAKWLKNHPEYFFKATYLKYFGWLLSDTSPTVRSQVLKTLSDIVSYSKKRHENMFDNSSLRQFFERFKQRILEIALKDVDLQVRLDAVQVLVEINGFRYLEHSEILSITSLIFYDHKVKVSSNAKNAKFLSAISKFFSFVEKEEVIEFLDTHDTEKTIGNMPLSKAAEVGIFMRFLIKSLSVHLRDEDPSEVTTSKKIHLLFQAAEFLQPYFTNMIEHLCQILVFDGSLSEFSDLAKVTSDDEMSDDEYEESGRQNQLLLPEDENTIIQYVTVLSGLCHGAMKAKNTPNKQELVETILSELLELFMKLNLDSSVIFSQLLSIFQLFQFEDWISVGQESSFQRIFEIIVKNFGDTAIDNEYDELKVEAFTKLLPFTEKLSINKIDNLWKQQLEKIKISLTKFLKQMSLTDGNSANEQIQTLHRLYLNKLVVLGKNYRIELHMELLELLFSKYVSQLPLLLHELSSEVLNIVDFRIFTQLVTWNLQTWYQIFEESETPSPVSRQMLDINKFVMDQLSVTVSTLHRCSSENFISKCRLQHSVLSSLLDITIASMMFAYNLSEKESEWNAVIRKEYPVYLDSPEAILEVYLYLEALYASKIGATLERGNEEDVNFNDVVYEPNHAQKDPEKQFCVYLLKLKSLVRLGLLKDEAIEKRIRLNQDVLGGLYQSIIDESIFKEAKPEGSKVQARHRQTATPESSSVPQSRETIRTQGELEPIEEFSQEEAAKGLTGSQYDPIEEGSDESQ, from the coding sequence ATGGCCATCGTTCGTCGTTCACAGCGGTTGAAGCAGAAGAAAAATTACGATGAAGACGAAGATGGGGAAGCTGGTAGTGGTACGGAACCAAGTTCTTTGCAAACAGAAGATCAAACCTCAATTGTAGACGATGTTGGCGCTGCATCAAGCAGTAGCTCTGAAAGTGACGATAATGCGAGTGATGAGGATTACGAAGTAGCAGCTAAAGCTGTCAAAGCCAAGAAAAGATCAAGTTCCGGTAGAACGTCTGATATTGGAAGagtgaagaagaaggctCGAGTTAGTAAGGGATCGTCAACAGGTAATATTTTGGGAGCTGGTGCAGGTACTAAGAAGGAGCACGATCGATACCTTACAAGTTTGCAAGATTTTAAGCCAACGAGGCTCTTTGAGATTCTAAGTGTTTCGGAGGATGCTTCTATTGAAGAAATTGCAAGCGAATGGCTAGACCAATACAAGGATGATCGTACTGTTGCGCTTAAAGAGTTTGTGAACTTTTTATTGAATTGCTGTGGGTCTTTAGTTCAAGTTGGTGAGCATGATGTGGTGAACAACGATTCATCGAATGAGACTGTTGGGGAAGTTCAAGTAATGTTTCAAGAGCAAACCGTCCATGAGTTCTACCTATACCTTTCGAAAACGCAGAAGAAACGCGGTAAAAATAAGCCATTGTATGACAATTTTGTTGAGTTCATGAGCAAGCTGATTGAATTGGCAAACGACAAGGATATGATATACATTGAGAAAGACTCAGAAGAGGATGGAGAGGAGGCGAACACCGTTATAGAGACTAGCCCACTGATGTTAGATTTATTAACATGGCTATCTTCATTTTCTGTCTGCAAGATAAGGAGCTTGCGATACGTTGCTACTCTTGCAATGTATGTTTTCCAGGATCAGCTAACGGAGCTTGTAGTGGACCTTGATACACAGGTATTACTGAAATTGAGAAAACAATTGAAGATGGAGCAGAAAAAAAAGAGACCCAATAAAAAGACCGTTGACAAGCTTGAGGCTACAATTGCTGATGTACAAAGTACTAAAACTGTTATTGAGAGTAACATTGATAATATTGTTAACTTATGTTTTGTACATCGGTTCAAAGATGTTGACGAAAGTCTTAGATCAGAATCTATGCTACATTTGGCTAAGTGGCTGAAAAATCATCCTgagtatttttttaaagCGACATATCTGAAGTATTTCGGCTGGCTACTCTCTGATACCAGTCCTACCGTTAGATCACAAGTTTTAAAAACATTATCGGACATAGTTTCTTATTCCAAGAAGAGGCATGAGAATATGTTTGACAATTCTTCTCTAAGGCAATTTTTTGAGAGGTTCAAGCAGAGAATTTTGGAAATAGCACTGAAAGACGTCGATTTACAGGTACGGCTGGATGCAGTACAAGTGTTAGTTGAAATAAATGGTTTCAGGTACCTAGAGCATTCCGAAATTTTAAGTATCACAAGCTTAATATTCTATGACCATAAAGTAAAGGTATCTTCAAATGCTAAAAACGCGAAGTTCTTGTCTGCTATATCTAAATTTTTCTCATTTGTTGAGAAGGAAGAAGTCATAGAGTTTTTAGATACTCACGATACGGAGAAGACCATAGGAAACATGCCTTTGTCAAAAGCTGCAGAGGTTGGAATCTTTATGAGATTTTTAATCAAATCATTATCAGTTCATCTAAGAGACGAAGATCCCTCAGAGGTAACCACATCTAAAAAAATACATCTTTTATTTCAAGCAGCAGAGTTCTTGCAGCCGTATTTCACAAATATGATCGAACACTTATGTCAAATATTAGTATTCGATGGCAGCTTATCTGAATTTAGCGACCTCGCGAAGGTTACCAGCGATGACGAAATGAGTGATGACGAATATGAAGAATCGGGAAGACAGAATCAGTTACTACTACCCGAGGATGAAAACACTATCATACAGTATGTAACAGTGTTGAGCGGATTGTGCCATGGAGCCATGAAGGCAAAGAACACGCCAAATAAGCAAGAGCTGGTAGAAACTATATTATCTGAACTTTTAGAATTGTTTATGAAATTGAACCTAGACTCCTCCGTGATTTTCAGCCAGCTTCTCAGCATATTCCAGTTATTCCAATTTGAGGATTGGATTTCCGTGGGCCAGGAGTCTTCCTTTCAGCGCATTTTCGAAATCATAGTCAAAAATTTTGGCGATACGGCAATTGACAACGAATATGACGAATTGAAGGTCGAGGCCTTTACTAAACTTCTACCATTCACTGAAAAGTTATCGATAAATAAGATCGACAACTTATGGAAGCAACAATTAGAGAAGATCAAAATATCCCTGACGAAATTTTTAAAGCAAATGAGTCTCACAGACGGCAACTCAGCTAACGAACAAATCCAAACCTTGCATCGATTATATTTGAATAAATTGGTTGTTCTTGGTAAAAATTATAGAATAGAACTTCATATGGAACTTTTAGAGTTGCTTTTCTCCAAATACGTCAGTCAGTTACCACTCCTGCTGCATGAACTGAGTTCTGAGGTTTTAAATATAGTTGATTTTAGAATTTTCACTCAACTTGTTACTTGGAATCTACAGACATGGTATCAGATTTTTGAAGAGAGTGAGACGCCAAGTCCCGTTTCTCGGCAAATGCTCGATATTAATAAATTCGTCATGGATCAGCTGTCAGTGACAGTGAGTACTTTACATCGTTGTTCTAGTGAGAACTTTATTTCCAAATGCAGACTGCAACATTCAGTATTAAGTTCGCTACTTGATATTACCATCGCGTCAATGATGTTTGCGTATAACTTGTCGGAAAAGGAATCTGAATGGAACGCTGTCATCAGAAAAGAATACCCAGTGTATCTCGACTCTCCTGAAGCAATTCTAGAAGTCTACCTATACCTAGAAGCATTATACGCTAGTAAAATCGGTGCCACGCTTGAGAGAGGCAACGAAGAAGATGTCAATTTTAATGATGTAGTCTACGAACCAAACCACGCCCAAAAAGATCCGGAAAAACAGTTTTGCGTGTACCTTCTAAAACTGAAGAGCTTAGTTAGGCTCGGATTGTTGAAAGATGAAGCCATCGAGAAGAGGATTAGATTAAACCAAGATGTATTAGGTGGACTATATCAAAGCATTATAGATGAAAGTATATTTAAGGAAGCAAAACCAGAAGGATCTAAAGTACAAGCAAGACATAGGCAAACTGCCACTCCTGAATCAAGTTCTGTACCCCAGTCTAGAGAGACTATACGAACTCAGGGTGAACTTGAACCCATTGAAGAGTTTTCGCAGGAAGAAGCTGCAAAAGGACTTACGGGCAGCCAATACGACCCTATAGAAGAAGGTAGCGATGAATCCCAATAA